TCGCGAAGACGAACTCGGTGCTGCTGCCGAGGGGGTCGGTCGCGGTCGTCGTCTCGACGTCGGTGAACCCCGCCGCGCGGAGCTGGTCGAGGGTCCGCTCGCGGCCGGGGGCGGAGAAGAACATCCGCCCGCCCATCCAGCCCCGTCGGACCGTCTCGAACCGGCCGCTCGGGAGCGTCATCAGGAGTCGGCCGCCCGGTCGGAGGACGCGGGCGAACCCCGCGTACACCTCGGGGTGCCGCTCGCGGTCGACGTGGAACACCGCGTGGTACGCCGTGATCCCGTCGAACCGGTCGTCGCCGAAGGGGAGCGCCGTCATCTCGCCGTGGACAAGGCGGGCGTCCGGCACCGTCTCGCTCGCGAGGTCGAGCCCGCGCCGCGAGACGTCGAGCCCGACGCTGCCCGGCGGGAGGTTCGCGAGG
This genomic stretch from Halorubrum hochsteinianum harbors:
- a CDS encoding class I SAM-dependent methyltransferase, whose product is MDRNAVRRAWDEVAETYAARRDPDGSDAALVGDLLDSLSTPGSADAPRVLDVGCGDGARTLANLPPGSVGLDVSRRGLDLASETVPDARLVHGEMTALPFGDDRFDGITAYHAVFHVDRERHPEVYAGFARVLRPGGRLLMTLPSGRFETVRRGWMGGRMFFSAPGRERTLDQLRAAGFTDVETTTATDPLGSSTEFVFATLDPDRAAEADTSEAGETDATETDPNGP